The genomic DNA CGACTCCTTCGGCGTACTGGAGCTGGCGCAAATTTTCGCCATCGGCCAGTCCGGCATGAGCCACCATTTAAAGGTCTTGGCCCAGGCCGACCTGGTCGCCACCCGCCGCGAAGGCAATGCGATCTTTTACCGTCGCGCCCTGCCCCACACCGAGCTGCTGGGCGGCAAATTGCACGCTGCGCTGCTTGAAGAAGTGGATGGCTTGAGCCTGCCGGGCGACGTGCAGTCGCGCATCAGCCAGGTCCACGGGCAACGCGCCGCCGCCAGCCAGGATTTTTTCTCACGGGTCGCCGAGAAGTTTCGCGCCCAGCAGGACCTGATCGCCGGGCTGCCCCAATACCGCGAAAGCGTACTGGCGCTGCTCGACAAGCTGAGCTTCAGTGATGAGGCGACCGCACTGGAAGTCGGCCCCGGCGACGGTGGTTTTCTGCCGGAACTGGCACGCCGCTTTCAGCAGGTCACCGCGCTCGACAACAGCCCGGCGATGCTCGAACTGGCGCGCCAGCTGTGCGAGCGTGAAGCACTGGGCAACGTCAACCTGCAGTTGGCCGATGCCCTGAATGACACCAGCCTGCGGGCCGACTGCGTGGTGCTGAACATGGTTTTGCACCATTTCGCCGCCCCCGCCGACGCCCTCAAGCAAATGGCCGGGTTGCTGCACCCCGGCGGTAGCCTGCTGGTTACGGATTTATGCAGCCACAACCAGAATTGGGCCAGGGAGGCCTGCGGTGATCTCTGGTTGGGTTTTGAACAGGACGATCTGGCCCGTTGGGCCACCGCTGCGGGACTCGTTCCCGGGGAAAGCCTCTATGTAGGTTTACGTAATGGTTTCCAGATCCAGGTCCGCCATTTTCAGCGACCGGCTGGCGACACTCACCATCGGTAAATATCAGGAAAACATCGAGATGAGCGAATACTCCCTTTTCACCTCCGAGTCCGTGTCTGAAGGGCATCCGGACAAAATCGCCGACCAGATTTCTGATGCGGTGCTGGACGCCATCATTGCTCAAGACAAGTTCGCCCGCGTGGCGTGCGAGACCCTGGTGAAAACCGGTGTAGCGATCATCGCTGGCGAAGTGACCACTTCGGCCTGGGTCGATCTGGAACAGATCGTCCGTGATGTGATCACCGACATCGGCTACAACAGTTCCGACGTGGGCTTCGACGGCGCGACCTGCGGCGTGATGAACATCATCGGCAAGCA from Pseudomonas tolaasii NCPPB 2192 includes the following:
- a CDS encoding ArsR/SmtB family transcription factor; this encodes MNLPVPSLRPDDGDDLAALCKAAGDPLRLNVLRALANDSFGVLELAQIFAIGQSGMSHHLKVLAQADLVATRREGNAIFYRRALPHTELLGGKLHAALLEEVDGLSLPGDVQSRISQVHGQRAAASQDFFSRVAEKFRAQQDLIAGLPQYRESVLALLDKLSFSDEATALEVGPGDGGFLPELARRFQQVTALDNSPAMLELARQLCEREALGNVNLQLADALNDTSLRADCVVLNMVLHHFAAPADALKQMAGLLHPGGSLLVTDLCSHNQNWAREACGDLWLGFEQDDLARWATAAGLVPGESLYVGLRNGFQIQVRHFQRPAGDTHHR